One region of Spiroplasma endosymbiont of Asaphidion curtum genomic DNA includes:
- a CDS encoding IS30 family transposase: MGYKHLGIYERIYIENQLKFKVKISEIAKNLNRSISTIIREVNRNKDSNHYFSLIAQNKAENRKQSHVYFHKFKNRELVKYVQQKLLLGWSPEQIYGRIKNFHKEWIISFKTIYNWIYSGLLEKVTNKNLRRKGKKRKSQENRGKFNGKSIKERNINVNNRITVGHWEGDTVVSSRGKSKSCLITLVERTSRFTLAMLVENRTTKVVNENISHYLSILPNNLVKTITFDRGKEFSNWQQLEKNLNVKIYFANAYSPWQRGTNENTNGLIREKFPKKFNFSNTTKNAVHKFILSLNQRPRKILNYLSPIEYLVRKII; this comes from the coding sequence ATGGGTTACAAACATCTTGGCATATATGAAAGAATTTATATTGAGAATCAATTGAAGTTTAAAGTAAAAATTAGTGAAATAGCTAAAAATCTTAATCGAAGTATTAGTACTATTATTCGAGAAGTCAATAGAAATAAAGATAGTAATCATTATTTTTCATTAATTGCACAAAATAAAGCAGAAAACAGAAAACAATCACATGTTTATTTTCATAAGTTTAAAAATAGAGAATTAGTAAAATATGTACAACAAAAATTACTATTAGGTTGATCGCCTGAACAAATTTATGGCAGAATTAAAAATTTTCATAAAGAATGAATTATTAGTTTTAAAACAATTTACAATTGAATTTATTCTGGATTACTTGAAAAAGTTACTAATAAAAATTTAAGAAGAAAAGGTAAGAAACGAAAATCTCAAGAAAATCGCGGTAAATTTAATGGTAAATCAATTAAAGAACGAAATATTAATGTTAATAATCGTATAACTGTTGGTCATTGAGAAGGTGATACTGTAGTATCATCACGAGGTAAAAGTAAATCATGTTTAATAACTTTAGTTGAAAGAACATCAAGATTTACTTTAGCAATGTTAGTTGAAAATAGAACTACTAAAGTTGTTAACGAAAACATTAGCCATTATTTATCAATTCTTCCAAATAATCTTGTTAAGACTATAACATTTGATAGGGGTAAAGAATTTTCTAATTGACAACAACTTGAAAAAAATTTAAATGTGAAAATTTATTTTGCTAATGCGTATTCGCCTTGACAAAGAGGTACTAATGAAAATACTAATGGTTTAATTAGAGAAAAATTTCCTAAAAAATTTAATTTTTCAAATACTACTAAAAATGCAGTTCATAAATTTATATTGTCTTTAAACCAAAGACCAAGAAAAATACTAAATTATCTTTCACCAATCGAATATTTGGTTAGAAAAATAATTTAG